In a genomic window of Cynocephalus volans isolate mCynVol1 chromosome 1, mCynVol1.pri, whole genome shotgun sequence:
- the LOC134372139 gene encoding beta-defensin 119-like, with protein sequence MSGGSERHGANRRAALRSCKAPHESFESRRRLLRCMGNIGICRPSCKKDEQPYLYCRNYQPCCLQSYMRISISGKNENSDWSYEKQWPKLP encoded by the exons ATGAGTGGTGGCTCAGAGCGACACGGAGCCAACAGGCGGGCGGCTCTTAGGAGCTGCAAAGCCCCTCATGAAAGCTTCGAGA GCCGTCGCCGCCTCCTTCGATGCATGGGTAACATCGGGATCTGTAGACCCTCTTGCAAAAAGGATGAACAGCCCTACCTCTATTGTAGAAATTATCAACCATGCTGCCTCCAGTCCTACATGAGGATAAGCATTTCtggcaaaaatgaaaatagtgaCTGGTCCTATGAGAAGCAGTGGCCAAAACTACCTTGA
- the LOC134372200 gene encoding beta-defensin 121-like, with protein MKLLLLFLAILLAMEPVTSGECWMDGHCRLVCKDDEDFILRCPNRKRCCVLSRYLTIKPVTIDGELGWTTPPSQTSKPVNEETEAQGGRVTYVPKQVGDNAGINKQVFSDSGERLREQRRPY; from the exons ATGAAGCTTCTTCTCCTATTTCTTGCTATTCTTCTGGCCATGGAACCAGTGACATCAG GAGAATGTTGGATGGACGGACACTGTCGGCTGGTGTGCAAAGATGATGAAGATTTCATCTTACGCTGCCCAAATCGTAAACGGTGCTGTGTCCTTAGTCGTTATTTAACAATCAAACCAGTAACAATTGATGGAGAGCTTGGCTGGACCACTCCTCCTTCTCAGACATCCAAACCAGTCA atgaggaaactgaagctcaaggGGGAAGAGTGACCTACGTTCCTAAGCAGGTTGGAGACAATGCTGGGATTAATAAGCAGGTCTTCTCTGACTCTGGAGAGAGGCTTAGGGAACAGCGAAGACCGTATTGA